A single genomic interval of Cucumis sativus cultivar 9930 chromosome 5, Cucumber_9930_V3, whole genome shotgun sequence harbors:
- the LOC101220995 gene encoding protein IN2-1 homolog B isoform X3: protein MIMATSTLGSTIGFSYSSSSSDISAYCILSSTTRFSFSSIIPSPLKLQKQPPGRRARALIAVKMAAQAFQEVLPPALTSVSEPPPIFDGTTRLYISYTCPYAQRVWITRNCKGLQNRIQLVPINLQDRPSWYKEKVYPPNKVPALEHNNEVKGESLDLIKYIDSNFEGPSLFPDEPEKREFAEELINYVNSFTGSVVSSFKGDGNEADATFDYIESALSKYGDGPFFLGQFSLAKLGALKRDK from the exons ATGATCATGGCAACTTCGACACTGGGCAGCACCATCGGTTTCTCCTACTCATCGTCTTCCTCGGATATCTCTGCTTATTGTATTCTCTCTTCAACCACCAGATTCAGCTTCTCCAGCATCATTCCTTCTCCtctcaaacttcaaaaacaaCCACCTGGAAGAAGAGCTAGAGCTCTAATTGCTGTGAAAATGGCTGCTCA AGCTTTTCAGGAAGTTCTTCCTCCAGCCCTCACTTCAGTTTCAGAGCCACCTCCTATCTTCGATGGAACAACGAG GCTTTACATATCTTATACATGCCCTTATGCACAGCGTGTGTGGATTACTCGGAACTGTAAG GGTTTGCAGAATAGGATACAATTGGTTCCCATAAATCTACAAGATAGGCCTTCATGGTACAAGGAAAAAGTTTACCCACCTAACAAG GTTCCAGCTCTTGAACATAATAATGAAGTCAAAGGAGAGAGTCTtgacttaattaaatatattgacAGCAATTTTGAAGGGCCTTCATTATTTCCTGAT GAGCCAGAAAAGAGAGAGTTTGCTGAAGAGTTGATAAACTACGTGAATTCTTTCACTGGATCTGTGGTTTCTTCATTTAAAGGAGATGGAAATGAAGCTG ATGCTACGTTTGACTACATCGAGTCTGCTCTTTCTAAATATGGAGATGGCCCATTTTTCCTAGGCCAGTTCAGTCTG GCCAAACTCGGAGCCTTGAAGAGAGACAAATAA
- the LOC101220995 gene encoding protein IN2-1 homolog B isoform X2, with translation MIMATSTLGSTIGFSYSSSSSDISAYCILSSTTRFSFSSIIPSPLKLQKQPPGRRARALIAVKMAAQAFQEVLPPALTSVSEPPPIFDGTTRLYISYTCPYAQRVWITRNCKGLQNRIQLVPINLQDRPSWYKEKVYPPNKVPALEHNNEVKGESLDLIKYIDSNFEGPSLFPDEPEKREFAEELINYVNSFTGSVVSSFKGDGNEADATFDYIESALSKYGDGPFFLGQFSLDPYRASLLLFLKLHPSIKERREATSTISVWVKL, from the exons ATGATCATGGCAACTTCGACACTGGGCAGCACCATCGGTTTCTCCTACTCATCGTCTTCCTCGGATATCTCTGCTTATTGTATTCTCTCTTCAACCACCAGATTCAGCTTCTCCAGCATCATTCCTTCTCCtctcaaacttcaaaaacaaCCACCTGGAAGAAGAGCTAGAGCTCTAATTGCTGTGAAAATGGCTGCTCA AGCTTTTCAGGAAGTTCTTCCTCCAGCCCTCACTTCAGTTTCAGAGCCACCTCCTATCTTCGATGGAACAACGAG GCTTTACATATCTTATACATGCCCTTATGCACAGCGTGTGTGGATTACTCGGAACTGTAAG GGTTTGCAGAATAGGATACAATTGGTTCCCATAAATCTACAAGATAGGCCTTCATGGTACAAGGAAAAAGTTTACCCACCTAACAAG GTTCCAGCTCTTGAACATAATAATGAAGTCAAAGGAGAGAGTCTtgacttaattaaatatattgacAGCAATTTTGAAGGGCCTTCATTATTTCCTGAT GAGCCAGAAAAGAGAGAGTTTGCTGAAGAGTTGATAAACTACGTGAATTCTTTCACTGGATCTGTGGTTTCTTCATTTAAAGGAGATGGAAATGAAGCTG ATGCTACGTTTGACTACATCGAGTCTGCTCTTTCTAAATATGGAGATGGCCCATTTTTCCTAGGCCAGTTCAGTCTG GATCCTTACAGAGCATCCCTTCTCCTCTTCCTAAAGCTACACCCCTCAATCAAGGAAAGAAGAGAGGCAACATCTACCATTTCCGTATGGGTCAAATTATGA